A stretch of the Dechloromonas sp. TW-R-39-2 genome encodes the following:
- a CDS encoding HAD-IC family P-type ATPase — protein MAFPDPAISAPDNTSTVSWHAETAEDAARRLSTDLQRGLDAIEADARLTRHGPNQLSRSNATPGWKRFVGQLSQPLVIVLLGAGSITAGLGEWIDSSVIFGVVLVNAAIGYWQEAQAEGALAALARTVSTPVTVLRSGQHQQLDARQLVPGDIVRLAAGDRTPADLRLFHQRELHTDDSMLTGESLPVSKHNEVIAQETMLAERHNMAYAGTTVVAGQGSGIVIATGDATETGRIAGLIAAADELATPLTRKMTAFSNWLLWAIGGLALLTFGIGLARGESAFEMFMAAVALAVGAIPEGLPAAVTVTLAIGVARMARRRAIIRHLPAVETLGSTTIICSDKTGTLTENAMTVRALWAAGQSFEVSGHGYVPEGTISQQENPAEITGALREILVAGALCNDAHLNRSGAHWKITGDPTEAALLVVARKGGLAEQTLRTLLPRHDELPFDASRQYMATAHRTDRGQHLYLKGAVEKLLPLCRGQLQQEGQIGPFKPSDVEQAAHALARQGMRVLLLASRQCPDNAPLDDGIVADLTLLGLVGMIDPPRKAAIGAIRHCHSAGIRVKMITGDHAVTAQAIARQIGLNGERVMTGRELARLDEPALAAAAHEADVFARVEPEQKLRLVRALQGRGEVVAMTGDGVNDAPALKQADIGIAMGQGGTEVAKAAADMVLTDDNFASIEAAVEEGRGVWDNLVKFITWTLPTNFGEGLVIVAAIIFGATLPITPLQILWINMTTAVLLGLTLAFEPIERGIMQRPPRRLNTPVLDHALIRRITLVSLLLLAGSFGLFLRELDQGHTLAEARTVAVNVFVMVEIFYLFNCRSLTVGFWKQGLFSNPWIWGGVAGMLVLQLLLTYWPPLNTLFQTAPIGWTEWAEITLFAWFCALLIGLEKHWATFHVKRDGL, from the coding sequence ATGGCCTTTCCTGACCCTGCCATTTCTGCTCCTGACAACACGTCGACCGTAAGCTGGCATGCGGAAACGGCTGAAGACGCCGCCCGGCGCCTGTCGACCGATCTGCAGCGCGGTCTCGACGCGATCGAGGCCGACGCACGGCTCACCCGGCACGGCCCCAATCAATTAAGCCGGAGCAATGCGACTCCGGGCTGGAAGCGGTTTGTCGGCCAGCTTTCCCAGCCGCTCGTCATCGTCCTCCTCGGGGCCGGCAGCATCACCGCCGGACTGGGTGAATGGATCGACAGCAGCGTCATTTTCGGCGTCGTTCTGGTCAACGCTGCCATCGGCTACTGGCAGGAAGCACAAGCCGAAGGCGCCCTGGCCGCACTGGCCCGGACCGTCAGCACGCCGGTAACCGTCTTGCGCAGCGGCCAGCATCAGCAACTCGATGCCCGCCAACTCGTTCCCGGCGACATCGTGCGCCTTGCCGCCGGCGACCGCACCCCGGCCGACCTGCGTCTTTTTCATCAGCGCGAATTGCACACAGACGACTCGATGCTGACCGGTGAATCGCTGCCGGTCAGCAAACACAACGAAGTCATCGCGCAGGAAACAATGCTGGCCGAACGCCACAACATGGCCTACGCCGGCACCACCGTGGTGGCGGGTCAGGGCAGCGGTATCGTGATTGCCACCGGCGACGCCACGGAGACCGGGCGCATTGCCGGCCTGATCGCCGCGGCGGATGAACTCGCCACGCCATTGACCCGCAAGATGACGGCCTTTTCGAACTGGCTGCTCTGGGCGATCGGCGGACTCGCGCTGCTCACCTTCGGTATCGGGCTGGCACGCGGCGAAAGCGCCTTCGAGATGTTCATGGCCGCGGTTGCCTTGGCCGTCGGCGCGATTCCGGAAGGACTGCCAGCCGCCGTCACCGTCACCCTGGCCATCGGCGTTGCCCGCATGGCACGCCGCCGGGCGATCATCCGGCACTTGCCAGCCGTCGAGACACTGGGCAGCACCACCATCATCTGCTCGGACAAAACCGGCACCCTGACCGAAAACGCCATGACCGTTCGCGCCCTCTGGGCCGCCGGCCAAAGTTTTGAGGTCAGCGGCCACGGCTACGTGCCGGAAGGCACGATCAGCCAACAGGAAAACCCCGCCGAGATCACCGGCGCCTTGCGGGAGATACTCGTTGCCGGCGCCCTGTGCAACGATGCCCACCTGAATCGCAGCGGCGCGCACTGGAAAATCACCGGCGACCCGACCGAAGCGGCCTTGCTAGTCGTCGCCCGCAAGGGTGGCCTGGCCGAACAGACGCTCAGGACCTTGCTGCCGCGTCACGACGAGCTCCCATTCGACGCCTCGCGCCAATACATGGCCACGGCGCACCGGACGGATCGCGGACAACATCTTTACCTGAAAGGCGCGGTGGAAAAACTGCTGCCGCTTTGCCGCGGTCAACTGCAACAAGAGGGTCAAATCGGCCCATTCAAGCCGAGCGATGTCGAACAAGCCGCGCACGCGCTGGCCAGGCAGGGAATGCGCGTCCTGTTGCTGGCCAGCCGGCAATGTCCGGACAACGCGCCGCTCGACGATGGCATCGTCGCCGACCTGACGCTGCTCGGCCTGGTCGGCATGATCGATCCGCCACGCAAGGCGGCTATCGGCGCCATCCGACACTGCCACTCGGCCGGCATCCGGGTCAAGATGATCACCGGCGACCATGCCGTCACGGCACAAGCCATTGCGCGCCAAATCGGCCTGAACGGCGAACGGGTGATGACCGGCCGGGAACTGGCCCGGCTCGATGAACCGGCACTGGCCGCCGCCGCTCACGAGGCCGATGTCTTTGCCCGTGTTGAACCCGAGCAAAAACTGCGTCTCGTCCGCGCCTTGCAGGGCCGTGGTGAAGTGGTGGCGATGACCGGCGACGGCGTCAACGATGCCCCCGCCCTGAAACAAGCCGACATCGGCATTGCCATGGGCCAGGGCGGCACCGAAGTGGCCAAGGCCGCCGCCGACATGGTGCTGACCGACGACAATTTTGCCAGCATCGAAGCCGCCGTCGAGGAAGGGCGGGGCGTCTGGGACAATCTGGTCAAATTCATCACCTGGACATTGCCGACTAATTTTGGCGAAGGTCTGGTCATCGTTGCCGCCATCATTTTCGGCGCAACATTGCCGATCACGCCGCTGCAGATTCTCTGGATCAACATGACCACCGCCGTGCTGCTCGGCCTGACGCTGGCCTTCGAACCGATCGAGCGCGGCATCATGCAACGACCGCCACGCCGACTCAATACACCGGTCCTCGACCACGCCTTGATCCGGCGCATCACGCTGGTTTCTCTACTGCTGCTCGCCGGTTCATTCGGTCTTTTCCTGCGCGAACTCGATCAGGGCCACACGCTCGCCGAAGCACGCACTGTCGCGGTCAACGTCTTCGTCATGGTCGAAATCTTCTACCTGTTCAACTGCCGCTCCCTGACCGTCGGATTCTGGAAACAGGGGCTTTTCTCGAATCCCTGGATCTGGGGCGGCGTCGCTGGCATGCTTGTCCTGCAGTTGCTGCTGACTTACTGGCCACCCCTCAACACACTGTTCCAGACCGCACCGATCGGTTGGACCGAATGGGCTGAAATCACGCTTTTCGCATGGTTCTGCGCGCTGCTGATCGGCCTCGAAAAACACTGGGCAACGTTTCACGTGAAACGGGACGGCCTATAA
- a CDS encoding ferredoxin, protein MSYFKHHVFFCTNQREAGEPCCNNLGGSTAFAYAKDRIGALKQNGAGAVRINKAGCLGRCDQGPVLVVYPEETWYNYVDNEDVEEIIQEHLIKGNVVERLKL, encoded by the coding sequence ATGAGCTATTTCAAGCACCACGTATTTTTCTGCACCAACCAGCGCGAAGCTGGCGAACCGTGTTGCAACAATCTTGGCGGCTCTACGGCCTTCGCCTACGCCAAGGACCGTATCGGCGCGCTCAAGCAGAACGGTGCCGGCGCCGTCCGCATCAACAAGGCTGGCTGCCTCGGTCGCTGCGACCAGGGCCCGGTTCTGGTCGTGTACCCGGAAGAAACCTGGTACAACTATGTCGATAACGAAGATGTTGAAGAAATCATCCAGGAACACCTGATCA